One window from the genome of Streptomyces sp. NBC_01476 encodes:
- a CDS encoding DUF1349 domain-containing protein gives MTSPTEHDLPWSAGRWLNPPAAAEQDGADLVVTTREGSDFWRTTSYGFVRDDGHALLVPFPVGSALEVTFVADVTELYDQAGALIRVDAGTWIKAGVELSDGEPQLGAVVTHGTSDWSLAPVPRWAGREVTVRVSRAGDAVTVRARCADEPWRTVRLAWLDPAADARAGLFCCSPQRAGLRVRFTRLATGPADTSLH, from the coding sequence GTGACCTCACCGACCGAACATGACCTTCCCTGGTCCGCGGGCCGCTGGCTCAACCCGCCGGCCGCCGCCGAACAGGACGGCGCCGACCTCGTGGTCACCACACGCGAGGGCAGCGACTTCTGGCGCACCACGAGTTACGGCTTCGTCCGCGACGACGGCCACGCCCTCCTCGTCCCCTTCCCGGTGGGCAGCGCGCTGGAGGTCACCTTCGTCGCCGACGTCACCGAGCTGTACGACCAGGCCGGCGCCCTGATCCGGGTCGACGCGGGGACCTGGATCAAGGCGGGCGTCGAACTCTCCGACGGGGAGCCGCAGTTGGGCGCGGTGGTCACCCACGGCACCTCCGACTGGTCGCTCGCGCCGGTCCCGCGGTGGGCGGGCCGCGAGGTCACCGTCCGGGTCAGCCGCGCCGGGGACGCGGTGACGGTACGGGCCCGGTGCGCGGACGAGCCCTGGCGCACGGTCCGGCTGGCCTGGCTCGACCCGGCCGCCGACGCCCGCGCCGGCCTTTTCTGCTGCTCCCCGCAACGCGCCGGCCTGCGCGTACGCTTCACCCGCCTCGCCACCGGCCCCGCGGACACCTCCCTGCACTAG
- a CDS encoding TetR/AcrR family transcriptional regulator, which yields MDVVTGPLAEQDGPATRGRPPQQDRSRATRLRVLEAAVACLAERGWSGSTLAVVCARAGVSRGAAQHHFPTREELFTAAIAHVAEQWLTAVRDRARALPRDAPDRTYAVVDMLVALHTGPLFRAALHLWVTAAEEEALRPRVQALEARIGREAHRLAVEFLGADESVPGTRETVQATLDMARGLGLANLLTDDSARRARIVRHWARILDTVLHEKGEEGADPA from the coding sequence ATGGACGTCGTGACCGGCCCTCTGGCCGAGCAGGACGGTCCGGCCACGCGGGGGCGTCCGCCCCAGCAGGACCGCAGCCGCGCGACCCGGCTGCGGGTCCTGGAGGCCGCGGTGGCCTGTCTGGCGGAACGCGGTTGGTCCGGCAGCACCCTCGCGGTGGTCTGCGCCCGCGCCGGGGTCTCCCGGGGCGCCGCCCAGCACCACTTCCCCACCCGCGAGGAGCTCTTCACCGCCGCCATCGCGCACGTCGCCGAGCAGTGGCTGACCGCCGTACGGGACCGGGCCCGCGCACTGCCGCGCGACGCCCCGGACCGTACCTACGCGGTGGTCGACATGCTGGTGGCCCTGCACACCGGGCCGCTCTTCCGGGCCGCCCTCCATCTGTGGGTGACGGCCGCGGAGGAGGAGGCGCTGCGCCCCCGGGTCCAGGCCCTGGAGGCCCGGATCGGCCGTGAGGCGCACCGGCTGGCGGTGGAGTTCCTGGGCGCGGACGAGTCGGTCCCGGGGACGCGGGAGACCGTCCAGGCCACCTTGGACATGGCCCGCGGGCTCGGCCTGGCCAATCTGCTCACCGACGACTCCGCCCGCCGCGCCCGGATCGTCCGCCACTGGGCTCGGATCCTCGACACGGTGCTGCACGAAAAGGGCGAAGAGGGCGCCGACCCGGCCTAG
- a CDS encoding enoyl-CoA hydratase family protein: protein MTTAPLVRREYDRGVAVLTLDSPHNRNALSARLLAELTDALAAAACHAPTRAVLLTHTGGTFCAGADLREAGAADGPRRLVELLRTVAELPKPVVAAVRGHARAGGLGLVAGCDIAVAGPGATFAFTEARLGLAPAVISLPVLARAEPRAVARYFLTGETFGPQEAVGMGLVTALDGELEPVLDGLRAGSPQGLAESKALATEPLRRALDEFGSHVVAVSARLFASDEAAEGMRAFLEKRKPSWTS from the coding sequence GTGACGACGGCACCCCTGGTGCGCCGTGAGTACGACCGCGGTGTCGCGGTCCTCACCCTCGACTCCCCGCACAACCGCAACGCGCTCTCCGCCCGGTTGCTGGCCGAGCTCACCGACGCGCTGGCCGCGGCCGCCTGCCACGCGCCGACCCGCGCGGTGCTGCTCACCCACACCGGCGGCACCTTCTGCGCCGGCGCCGATCTGCGGGAAGCCGGTGCCGCCGACGGCCCGCGGCGGCTGGTGGAGCTGCTGCGTACCGTCGCCGAACTGCCCAAGCCGGTGGTGGCGGCGGTCCGCGGGCATGCCAGGGCCGGCGGGCTCGGCCTGGTGGCCGGCTGCGACATCGCGGTGGCCGGCCCGGGCGCCACCTTCGCCTTCACCGAGGCCAGGCTCGGCCTCGCGCCCGCGGTGATCTCACTGCCGGTGCTGGCCCGCGCCGAACCGCGGGCAGTGGCCCGCTACTTCCTCACCGGTGAGACCTTCGGTCCCCAAGAGGCCGTCGGGATGGGCCTGGTGACCGCGCTTGACGGCGAACTGGAGCCGGTCCTCGACGGTTTGCGGGCGGGTTCGCCACAGGGCCTCGCCGAGTCGAAGGCGCTGGCCACCGAGCCGCTGCGGCGGGCACTGGACGAGTTCGGCAGCCATGTCGTGGCGGTCAGCGCCCGGTTGTTCGCCTCGGATGAGGCCGCCGAGGGCATGCGGGCGTTCCTGGAGAAGCGGAAGCCGTCATGGACGTCGTGA
- a CDS encoding acyl-CoA dehydrogenase family protein: protein MSTAQGTFDSALLESEERRALRGAVAGLGRRYGRDYFTATVRAGKHTDELWQEAGRLGYLGVNLPAEYGGGGGGLAELSIVLEELGAAGCPLLLMVVSPAICGTVIARFGTDAQKQRWLPGLADGSLRMAFGITEPDAGSNSHRITTTARRDPASGGWLLTGRKVFISGVDIADATLIVGRTEDARTGRLKPCLFIVERETPGFEFRQIEMELSAPEKQFQLFLDDVALPADALVGDEDAGLLQLFAGLNPERVMTAAFSIGMGRYALGKAVEYASTRQVWGAPIGSHQAVAHPLAQAHIELELARLMMQKAAHLYDAGDDMAAGEAANMAKYAAAEAGVKAVDQAVHTLGGNGLTTEYGLASLITASRVGRIAPVSREMILNFVSHHTLGLPKSY, encoded by the coding sequence ATGAGCACCGCCCAGGGCACCTTCGACAGCGCACTGCTCGAAAGCGAGGAACGGCGTGCCCTGCGCGGCGCCGTCGCCGGCCTCGGGCGCCGCTACGGCCGGGACTACTTCACCGCGACCGTCCGGGCCGGCAAACACACCGACGAACTCTGGCAGGAGGCGGGCCGCCTCGGTTATCTCGGTGTCAATCTGCCGGCGGAGTACGGCGGCGGGGGCGGCGGTCTCGCCGAACTCTCCATCGTACTGGAGGAGTTGGGCGCTGCCGGCTGTCCGCTGCTGCTGATGGTGGTCTCCCCCGCCATCTGCGGCACGGTGATCGCCCGGTTCGGCACCGACGCGCAGAAGCAGCGCTGGCTGCCGGGCCTGGCCGACGGGTCGCTGCGGATGGCCTTCGGCATCACCGAGCCCGACGCCGGCTCCAATTCCCACCGCATCACCACCACCGCCCGCCGCGACCCGGCGAGCGGCGGCTGGCTGCTCACCGGCCGCAAGGTCTTCATCTCCGGCGTGGACATCGCCGACGCCACCTTGATCGTCGGCCGCACCGAGGACGCCCGCACCGGCCGGCTCAAGCCGTGCCTGTTCATCGTCGAACGGGAGACGCCCGGCTTCGAGTTCCGGCAGATCGAGATGGAACTGTCCGCGCCGGAGAAGCAGTTCCAGCTCTTCCTCGACGATGTGGCGCTGCCCGCCGACGCGTTGGTGGGCGACGAGGACGCGGGCCTGCTCCAGCTCTTCGCCGGGCTCAACCCCGAGCGCGTCATGACCGCCGCCTTCTCCATCGGCATGGGCCGTTACGCACTCGGCAAGGCCGTGGAGTACGCGAGCACCCGCCAGGTGTGGGGCGCCCCGATCGGCTCGCACCAGGCCGTGGCGCACCCCCTTGCCCAGGCCCATATCGAGCTGGAACTGGCCCGGTTGATGATGCAGAAGGCCGCGCATCTCTACGACGCGGGCGACGACATGGCGGCGGGCGAGGCGGCGAACATGGCGAAGTACGCGGCGGCCGAGGCGGGGGTGAAGGCGGTGGACCAGGCGGTGCACACGCTCGGCGGCAACGGCCTCACCACGGAGTACGGTCTGGCGTCGCTGATCACCGCGTCCCGGGTGGGCCGGATCGCGCCGGTCAGCCGGGAGATGATCCTCAACTTCGTCTCGCACCACACCCTGGGGCTGCCCAAGTCCTACTGA
- a CDS encoding ATP-binding protein → MNADIGSVLVANRGEIARRVFRSCRELGIATVAVHSDADAGAAHVREADAAVRLPGDAPGETYLRAGLLVAAALAAGADAVHPGYGFLSESAEFARAVEAAGLVWIGPPPDAVAAMGSKTRAKKLMAAAGVPLFAALDPAAVTDADLPVLVKAAAGGGGRGMRVVRELSQLEGELAAAQAEAAAAFGDGEVFVEPYAEGARHIEVQVLADAHGTVWTLGERDCSVQRRHQKVIEETPAPGLSGEVRAALYEAAARAARTIGYTGAGTVEFLVGRDGRPRFLEMNTRLQVEHPVTECVTGLDLVAWQIRVAEGAALPPEPPGPRGHAIEVRLYAEDPARGWRPQPGPLHRLDVPGVDVEFGVAPGREAGLRLDAGVTGGEEIGVHYDPMLAKLIAWAPTRAEAVRRLAHALRRTRLHGPPTNRELLIRVLRHPDFAAGRLDTGFLERHAADLGLLPTSGGEPAADPDRADPSERATDQTESRDPVTVRGEPDGPTTDRAKPGNPTADHAEPHDPTADHAKPDGPTTDHAEPRNPTTVRGEPDGPTTDRAEPGDPTADRASVPAPRARGAGAGPQGGAPAPGGSGGGFLELAALAAALADAAGRTARAATDGRPVAARLGAWRSLPSQPQLKTYRGEPDGHPYEVRYRWERQGPAPEGLPGTTVVSAAPERVVLDVGGVRRTFDVAVYGDQVYVDSALGSAALTALPRFADPRQQTVPGSLRAPMPGTVVRTAGFGAGDRVEAGQPLLWLEAMKMEHVITAPVTGTLTELTAGVGRQVELGAVLAVVKEESGP, encoded by the coding sequence ATGAACGCTGACATCGGGTCCGTACTGGTGGCCAACCGGGGGGAGATCGCCCGCCGGGTCTTCCGCAGTTGCCGGGAGCTGGGGATCGCCACGGTGGCCGTGCACTCCGACGCCGACGCGGGTGCGGCGCACGTGCGGGAGGCGGACGCGGCGGTACGGCTGCCCGGTGACGCGCCGGGCGAGACGTATCTGCGGGCCGGCCTGCTGGTGGCGGCGGCGCTCGCCGCGGGCGCGGACGCGGTGCACCCGGGATATGGATTCCTCTCCGAGAGCGCGGAGTTCGCCCGGGCGGTGGAGGCCGCCGGGCTGGTGTGGATCGGTCCGCCGCCGGACGCGGTGGCGGCGATGGGTTCCAAGACCCGCGCCAAGAAGCTGATGGCGGCGGCCGGCGTACCGCTCTTCGCCGCGCTGGACCCGGCGGCGGTGACGGACGCCGATCTGCCGGTGCTGGTGAAGGCGGCGGCCGGCGGAGGCGGCCGAGGGATGCGGGTGGTGCGCGAACTCTCCCAACTGGAAGGGGAGTTGGCGGCGGCCCAGGCGGAGGCCGCGGCTGCCTTCGGGGACGGCGAGGTGTTCGTCGAGCCGTACGCGGAAGGCGCCCGGCACATCGAGGTGCAGGTGCTCGCCGACGCGCACGGCACGGTGTGGACGCTCGGCGAGCGGGACTGCTCGGTGCAGCGCCGGCACCAGAAGGTGATCGAGGAGACCCCGGCGCCGGGGCTGAGCGGCGAGGTGCGGGCGGCACTGTACGAAGCGGCGGCGCGGGCGGCCCGGACGATCGGCTACACCGGCGCGGGCACGGTGGAGTTCCTGGTCGGCCGGGACGGGCGGCCCCGCTTCCTGGAGATGAACACCCGGCTCCAGGTCGAGCACCCGGTCACCGAGTGCGTCACCGGTCTGGACCTGGTCGCCTGGCAGATCCGCGTCGCCGAGGGCGCGGCCCTGCCCCCGGAGCCGCCGGGGCCGCGCGGCCACGCGATCGAGGTCCGGCTCTACGCGGAGGACCCGGCCCGCGGCTGGCGCCCGCAGCCCGGACCGCTGCACCGCCTCGACGTCCCTGGCGTCGACGTGGAGTTCGGCGTTGCGCCGGGCCGCGAGGCGGGCCTGCGGCTGGACGCGGGCGTCACCGGCGGCGAGGAGATCGGCGTCCACTACGACCCCATGCTCGCCAAGCTCATCGCCTGGGCCCCCACCCGCGCCGAGGCGGTCCGCCGCCTCGCCCACGCGCTGCGGCGCACCCGGCTGCACGGTCCGCCGACCAACCGGGAGCTGCTGATCCGCGTACTGCGGCACCCGGATTTCGCCGCCGGCCGCCTGGACACGGGATTCCTGGAACGGCACGCGGCGGACCTGGGCCTGCTCCCCACCTCCGGCGGGGAACCCGCGGCGGACCCGGACCGGGCGGACCCGAGCGAGCGGGCCACGGACCAAACGGAGTCGCGTGACCCCGTCACGGTCCGCGGGGAGCCGGACGGACCCACCACGGACCGCGCGAAGCCGGGCAACCCCACCGCGGACCACGCAGAGCCGCACGACCCCACCGCGGACCACGCGAAGCCGGACGGACCCACCACGGACCACGCAGAGCCGCGCAACCCCACCACGGTCCGCGGGGAGCCGGACGGACCCACCACGGACCGCGCAGAGCCGGGCGACCCCACCGCGGACCGGGCGAGCGTGCCTGCGCCGCGGGCGCGCGGCGCCGGCGCGGGCCCGCAGGGCGGTGCCCCGGCTCCCGGCGGCTCCGGTGGCGGTTTCCTGGAACTCGCCGCGCTGGCCGCGGCGCTCGCCGACGCGGCGGGCCGCACCGCCCGGGCGGCCACCGACGGCCGGCCCGTCGCCGCGCGCCTCGGCGCCTGGCGGAGTCTGCCCTCGCAGCCGCAGCTGAAGACCTACCGCGGGGAGCCGGACGGCCACCCGTACGAGGTCCGCTACCGGTGGGAACGGCAGGGCCCGGCCCCCGAGGGCCTGCCCGGCACCACCGTGGTGAGCGCCGCCCCTGAGCGGGTGGTGCTCGACGTGGGCGGGGTGCGGCGGACCTTCGACGTCGCGGTCTACGGCGACCAGGTGTACGTCGACTCCGCCCTCGGGTCCGCCGCCCTGACCGCGCTGCCCCGGTTCGCCGACCCGCGGCAGCAGACCGTACCGGGGTCACTGCGGGCACCCATGCCCGGAACGGTCGTACGGACCGCCGGGTTCGGTGCCGGCGACCGGGTCGAGGCCGGGCAGCCGCTGCTGTGGCTGGAGGCGATGAAGATGGAGCACGTGATCACCGCACCGGTCACCGGAACGCTCACCGAACTGACCGCCGGCGTCGGCCGGCAGGTCGAACTCGGCGCCGTACTCGCCGTCGTCAAGGAGGAATCGGGACCATGA
- a CDS encoding acyl-CoA carboxylase subunit beta, with product MLERLAEVAAAHGEALAGGGPKYRERHHDRGKLLARERIELLLDPDTPFLELSPLAGWGSDFTTGASIVTGIGVIEGVECLVTANDPTVRGGASNPWTLKKALRANEIAFANRLPVVSLVESGGADLPSQKEIFIPGGALFRDLTRLSAAGIPTVAVVFGNSTAGGAYVPGMSDHVIMVKERSKVFLGGPPLVKMATGEESDDESLGGADMHARVSGLADYFALDEPDALRTARRVVARLNWRKAGPRPRPGPRPPLFDAEDLLGIVPGDLRTPFDPREVIVRIADGSEFDEFKPLYGPSLATGWAEVHGYPVGILANRQGVLFSAESQKAAQFIQLANQRDVPLLFLHNTTGYMVGREYEQGGIIKHGAMMINAVSNSRVPHISVLMGASYGAGHYGMCGRAYDPRFLFCWPSAKSAVMGPAQLAGVLSIVARQSALAKGMPYDEDGDAALRAMVEQQIEAESLPMFLSGRLYDDGVIDPRDTRTVLGLCLSAVHGAPVEGARGGFGVFRM from the coding sequence ATGCTGGAGCGGCTGGCCGAGGTCGCGGCGGCGCACGGCGAGGCGCTGGCCGGCGGCGGCCCCAAGTACCGCGAGCGGCACCACGATCGCGGCAAGCTGCTCGCCCGGGAGCGCATAGAGCTGCTGCTCGACCCGGACACGCCGTTCCTCGAACTGTCCCCGCTGGCCGGCTGGGGCAGCGACTTCACCACCGGCGCCTCGATCGTCACCGGCATCGGCGTGATCGAGGGCGTCGAGTGCCTGGTGACCGCCAACGACCCGACGGTACGCGGCGGGGCGAGCAATCCGTGGACGCTGAAGAAGGCCCTGCGGGCCAACGAGATCGCCTTCGCCAACCGGCTGCCGGTGGTGAGCCTGGTGGAGTCCGGCGGCGCCGATCTGCCCAGCCAGAAGGAGATCTTCATACCCGGCGGCGCCCTCTTCCGCGATCTGACCCGGCTGTCGGCGGCCGGTATCCCCACCGTGGCCGTGGTGTTCGGCAACTCGACGGCCGGCGGCGCGTATGTGCCCGGCATGTCGGACCACGTGATCATGGTCAAGGAACGGTCCAAGGTCTTCCTCGGCGGTCCCCCGCTGGTGAAGATGGCCACCGGCGAGGAGAGCGACGACGAGTCGCTGGGCGGCGCCGACATGCACGCCCGGGTCTCCGGTCTCGCCGACTACTTCGCCCTGGACGAACCGGACGCGCTGCGCACCGCCCGTCGGGTGGTGGCCCGGCTCAACTGGCGCAAGGCGGGGCCCCGTCCGCGTCCCGGTCCGCGCCCGCCGCTCTTCGACGCCGAGGACCTGCTGGGCATCGTGCCCGGCGACCTGCGCACCCCGTTCGACCCGCGCGAGGTGATCGTACGCATCGCGGACGGCTCGGAGTTCGACGAGTTCAAGCCGCTCTACGGGCCGAGCCTGGCGACCGGCTGGGCCGAGGTGCACGGCTATCCCGTCGGCATCCTCGCCAACCGGCAGGGCGTGCTCTTCAGCGCGGAGTCGCAGAAGGCGGCGCAGTTCATCCAGTTGGCCAACCAGCGGGACGTCCCGCTGCTCTTCCTGCACAACACCACCGGCTACATGGTGGGCCGGGAGTACGAGCAGGGCGGCATCATCAAGCACGGCGCGATGATGATCAACGCGGTCTCCAACTCGCGGGTCCCGCACATCTCGGTGCTGATGGGGGCGAGTTACGGTGCCGGGCACTACGGCATGTGCGGCCGTGCCTACGACCCGCGGTTCCTCTTCTGCTGGCCGAGCGCCAAGTCCGCGGTGATGGGCCCGGCGCAGCTGGCCGGGGTGCTGTCGATCGTGGCCCGCCAGTCGGCGCTGGCCAAGGGGATGCCGTACGACGAGGACGGGGACGCGGCGCTGCGGGCGATGGTGGAACAGCAGATCGAGGCGGAGTCGCTGCCGATGTTCCTGTCCGGGCGGCTGTACGACGACGGTGTCATCGATCCGCGCGACACCCGTACGGTCCTCGGCCTGTGTCTGTCCGCCGTCCACGGCGCCCCGGTCGAGGGCGCACGTGGCGGCTTCGGCGTCTTCCGGATGTGA
- a CDS encoding TIGR03084 family metal-binding protein → MADAQAVRAVLADLRAEGDALEQLVGGAGAAAWRRATPAEGWTVAHQIAHLAWTDRLALLAVRDPDGFAREVGTAAAHVTTHVEDGARAGAHMPPETLLKRWRAGRSLLWTTLAEQPPGARFPWLGPPMSTASMATARLMETWAHGEDVADALGVRRTPTARLWHVARIAVRARDYSFAVHRQPAPGEEFRVELRAPDGTLWTFGPAGAAQRVTGPALDFCLLAVRRRHRDDLAVRAVGPDADAWLSVAQAFAGPPGKGRPAGVPGKGAS, encoded by the coding sequence GTGGCCGACGCGCAGGCGGTGCGTGCCGTGCTGGCGGACCTGCGCGCCGAGGGGGACGCGCTGGAGCAGCTGGTCGGCGGGGCAGGGGCCGCGGCGTGGCGGCGGGCGACGCCGGCCGAGGGGTGGACGGTCGCGCATCAGATCGCGCATCTCGCCTGGACGGACCGGCTGGCGCTGCTCGCGGTGCGCGATCCGGACGGCTTCGCCCGAGAAGTCGGCACCGCCGCCGCCCACGTGACCACGCACGTGGAGGACGGAGCCCGCGCCGGCGCCCACATGCCGCCGGAGACGCTGCTCAAGCGGTGGCGGGCGGGCCGTTCGCTGCTGTGGACGACGCTCGCGGAGCAGCCGCCCGGGGCCCGCTTCCCCTGGCTCGGCCCGCCGATGAGCACTGCCTCGATGGCCACCGCACGGCTGATGGAGACCTGGGCGCACGGCGAGGACGTGGCCGACGCGCTGGGCGTGCGCAGGACGCCGACCGCCCGGCTGTGGCATGTCGCACGGATCGCCGTACGCGCCCGCGACTACTCCTTCGCGGTACACCGCCAACCCGCGCCCGGCGAGGAGTTCCGGGTCGAACTGCGCGCCCCCGACGGCACGTTGTGGACCTTCGGCCCGGCCGGCGCGGCCCAGCGGGTGACCGGGCCCGCGCTCGACTTCTGTCTGCTGGCCGTGCGGCGCAGGCACCGCGACGATCTGGCGGTACGCGCGGTGGGACCGGACGCGGACGCATGGCTGTCGGTGGCACAGGCATTCGCCGGCCCGCCGGGCAAGGGCCGCCCGGCGGGCGTACCAGGAAAGGGCGCATCGTGA
- a CDS encoding ABC-F family ATP-binding cassette domain-containing protein, whose translation MSATLVAKNLAAGHGDRALFSGLDLVVAPGDVIGLVGANGAGKSTLLRLLAGLATPEDGTLRLNPPTATVGHLPQEPERRPGGETVREFLARRTGVAAAQAALDAATQALVDAAPGADDAYADGLERWLALGGADLDERAEEAAATLGLGVSLDLEMYALSGGQAARAGLASLLLSRYDVFLLDEPTNDLDLDGLERLEKFVTGLRAGTVLVSHDREFLTRTVTRVVELDLAQQQVNVYGGGYTSYLEERETARRHAREEYEEYADTRAGLEARARMQRGWMDKGLRNAVRKAPDNDKIARKARTESSEKQAAKARQTDRMIERLDTVEEPRKEWELRMEIAAAPRSGAVVATLRGARVRRGDFAFGPVDLQIDWADRVAITGANGSGKSTLLAALLGRLPLDEGQATLGPGVLIGEVDQARALFRGDEPLLDAFRAPAPDLDPADIRTLLAKFGLKAAHVLRPAATLSPGERTRAALALLQARGVNLLVLDEPTNHLDLPAIEQLEAALAAYQGTLLLVTHDRRMLDAVDVTRRIEVADGRITER comes from the coding sequence ATGAGTGCCACTCTCGTTGCCAAGAATCTCGCCGCCGGGCACGGCGACCGTGCGTTGTTCAGCGGGCTCGACCTGGTCGTCGCGCCGGGGGACGTGATCGGTCTGGTCGGTGCCAACGGGGCCGGGAAGTCGACGCTGCTGCGGCTGCTCGCCGGGCTCGCCACCCCGGAGGACGGCACGCTGCGGCTCAATCCGCCGACGGCGACCGTCGGGCATCTGCCGCAGGAGCCCGAGCGGCGGCCCGGCGGCGAGACCGTACGGGAGTTCCTGGCCCGCAGGACCGGGGTCGCGGCAGCGCAGGCCGCACTGGACGCCGCCACCCAGGCGCTGGTCGACGCGGCGCCCGGCGCCGACGACGCCTACGCCGACGGTCTGGAGCGCTGGCTGGCGCTGGGCGGCGCCGACCTCGACGAGCGGGCCGAGGAGGCCGCCGCCACCCTCGGCCTCGGTGTCAGCCTCGACCTGGAGATGTACGCACTCTCCGGCGGCCAGGCCGCCCGCGCCGGCCTCGCCTCACTGCTGCTCAGCCGGTACGACGTCTTCCTGCTGGACGAGCCCACCAACGACCTGGACCTCGACGGCCTGGAGCGGCTGGAGAAGTTCGTCACCGGCCTGCGCGCCGGCACCGTCCTGGTCAGCCACGACCGCGAGTTCCTCACCCGTACCGTCACCCGTGTCGTCGAACTCGACCTCGCCCAGCAGCAGGTCAACGTCTACGGCGGTGGCTACACCTCGTACCTGGAGGAGCGGGAGACCGCCCGCCGGCACGCCCGGGAGGAGTACGAGGAGTACGCCGACACCAGGGCGGGCCTGGAGGCCCGGGCCCGGATGCAGCGCGGCTGGATGGACAAGGGCCTGCGCAACGCCGTCCGCAAGGCCCCCGACAACGACAAGATCGCCCGCAAGGCCAGGACCGAGAGCAGCGAGAAGCAGGCCGCCAAGGCCCGCCAGACCGACCGGATGATCGAGCGTCTCGACACCGTGGAGGAGCCCCGCAAGGAGTGGGAGCTGCGGATGGAGATCGCCGCGGCGCCCCGCTCGGGCGCGGTCGTCGCCACCCTGCGCGGCGCCCGCGTGCGGCGCGGGGACTTCGCCTTCGGCCCGGTGGACCTGCAGATCGACTGGGCCGACCGGGTGGCGATCACCGGCGCCAACGGCTCGGGCAAGTCCACCCTGCTGGCCGCGCTGCTCGGCCGGCTGCCGCTGGACGAAGGGCAGGCCACCCTCGGCCCCGGCGTACTGATCGGCGAGGTCGACCAGGCCAGGGCGCTCTTCCGCGGCGACGAACCGCTGCTGGACGCCTTCCGGGCCCCCGCGCCCGACCTGGATCCGGCCGACATCCGCACCCTGCTCGCCAAGTTCGGTCTCAAGGCGGCCCATGTGCTGCGGCCCGCGGCCACCTTGTCGCCCGGTGAGCGCACCCGCGCCGCCCTGGCACTGCTCCAGGCCCGCGGCGTCAATCTGCTGGTGCTCGACGAGCCCACCAACCACCTCGACCTGCCGGCCATCGAGCAACTGGAGGCGGCACTGGCCGCGTACCAGGGCACCTTGCTGCTGGTCACCCACGACCGGCGGATGCTGGACGCCGTCGACGTCACCCGCCGCATCGAGGTCGCCGACGGGCGGATCACCGAGCGCTGA